The Salvelinus alpinus chromosome 30, SLU_Salpinus.1, whole genome shotgun sequence genomic interval CTGCAGAGATCCTCTGGACAGGATTACACTTCAACAGATtctaaaagaagaaaaaaagagaatgcaACTCAAATATGCGTTTGTACGGAAACATTTCTTGAGCATTCAAGCAGTTTCTAAACCCATAGGTGCAACATCGCGAAACTTCCGGGAACGCTTGCGAAACAGAACAGGGTATGGGGTTTGAGAAGTCCAAAATTCTTCCTTTGTTAGCCAACGTCGCTATGACATCACCAACAAGTGTGATTGaagatttctattggagaagcagttttagtCTAGTATCTTCATGGGAGTCCCATACGGCGGCGCACAGCTGGCCCAGCATtgtctaactgacttgcctagttaaataaataaaattcatACTCTACTGTCTTTGATTCAAATTAGGTTTGGGAAAAAGCCTTGCACTGGCTCCACCTGGTGGTAAGTTGATTTTCCCAGCCAAGCGGTCAACTAGTTACAAACTACGCAACTCCAGACACATGCATGTTGTTTTAAtgccacttgtgtgggttttaATGCCACTTGTGTGGGTATTTGTGCAAACCTATGAATTCAGAGCTATACAATAGAAGAGTGAAGGACATTGGATTGTAAATTGATGTTAACATCAAGGGATGGTATAGCGTGATAATACATTGTATACTGAATAATATAAATGGTCAGTTGGGGGGCGATACTAACCTGCAGCAGATCCCGTCCTGTGCTACTGAGTTTGGGGACAACATTCACCAGTGAGGTCGTGGCTGGATACATGGGGTACGGCTGTAGACAAAAAGAACAATAAGGGTAACGGATGTAAACAAACAGCAGCGCAGAACATTTTTGTTCCTTCTCTAAGAGATGAATCTGTGATCTGGAAACTGCCATTAATCTCATACCTTGTAAATCATATATTCGCATTTTTCTGTCAGGCAGTAGAAAACACAAATTTCTATATAATCAACTGTAATTCACAAAATGAGTGGGTTTGACTACCTTGTAGTCTGGGAGCTTTGTCATTGTCTGCCACTGTTCTTCAGTTGGTGTACCCAACAATGTGCCACAACAGCGTTAAGGAATGACTTTCACCACTAAATAGGACTCTTCAAGTTTAGTCATTACAATAGATTAATCTCAACAAAGTGGACCAACTTTAGTTCCTGTGTTTTGTTTCTACATACCACACAACAAATGGACAGTGCGCTGAACTTGGTGGTTAACTATCGAAAACATCTCGGAAAGGATATCTGAAGATCCTCTTCAGCTGGTCGTCGACGTCATTACCCGGGAAAAGGGGCCTTCCAGCGTTTGCCAActctaaataaaaaaaattataaaatgtattGAAGATTCAAAAAAAGGCAGGAGGCAGACCTGCCAACCTTAAATCATTTTTATGAGTACCACTTCAGCGTGGCGTTGGACCCCATGGCAGCGAGCGTGTGACACCCCCACAGATCAAATCATAGGCAAATGCACCTGTTTTTAGCCTAATAATGATGTTGGCAGAAGACTCCCAGTATGAATGGTAGGCTatagaccagggctctccaaccctgtccctggagagctaccattctGTAGGTTTTCGTTCCAACTGTCATCTAGTGcccctgattctaataattagctggttgataaactgaatcaggttagttacaactggggtcaaaacaaaaacctacaggaggctagctctccaggaacagggttggagagtccggCTATAGACCGTTATGGGTACTTGGGAATTGCCTGGTCTTCAGTAGCTCACTAGAAAAGTTAATGTCAGTGGCCCCCTCAAGAAGTTAGAGCATTTTGAAAAACCTGTAAAACAAAAACTGTAACTGCCATAAATTATATCAAACAATGTAGCCAACACAGTTGTCTAGTCAAATACTATTTCCCAACTAGAGTCCTTGTGTAccaccaacagtacacattttaatTTTAGccccggacaagcacacctgattcaacttgtcaactaatcatcctTCCCTCAATTAGTTGAATCTGGTGAgtttgtccggggctacaacaaaaagGAGGACTGAAGTTTGGAAACAGTGGTCTAGTATTTCATCCTAAATTAAATTGAGGTCTCAATGACGCTCACATTTTTTCTAGGTTAAATTTAGGGGTAATGATTATTCTAATTAATAGGTGTATTTATATAGATGGTCTTGTGAAAATGCAAAGTGACTTCTTCATTTTGTTTGGGGACAAAATTCTAAATTAATTCAATTACTGGATGCAATGTAGTAGTCTGGCTTACTGTAGGCTATTTGGAATATAAAACAACTGAACTAGGCCTATATGAGCTTGTTTCAGGTCTCCATCCCTGACCTCATCCATCAAGTTAGGTCTGACTAATACCATTCATTCAACATGCCGTCATCGTGAACTGACTGGGCTATTACCACATCATTAGCAGCCTACTGTtgacatacagctacagtaccagtcaaaagtgtgaacacacattctcattcaagggtttttctttatttttactatattgtagaataatagtgaagacatcaaaactatgaaataacacatggaatcttgtagtaaccaaaaaagtattaaacaaatcaaaatatgacagctttgcacactcttggcattctctcaaccagcttcaactggaatgcttctccaacagtctcgaaggagttcccacatatgctgagcacttgttggctgcttttccttcactctgtggtaaaactcatcccaaaccatctcaattgggttgagatggggtgattgtggaggccaggtcatctgatgcagctctccatcactctccttcttggtcaaatagcccttacacagcacggaggtgtgtttggggttattgtcctgttgaaacaaatgatagtcccactaagtgcaaacgagatgggatggcatatcgctgcagaattctgtggtagccatgctggttaagtgtgccttgaatgctaaataaatcagtgtcaccatcacaccacctcctccatgcttcacggtgggaaccacacatgcagagatcatccatccacctactctgcgtctcaaagacaCAGCTGTTGGAAACAAAtctcagaccaaaaggacagatttacaccgttctaatgtccattgctcgggtttcttggcccaagcaattgcaaaatagttgggaagagatttgcaatgtaccgattccatggcacactgtttatgaattgacacgcaacACGACACCAGATTCAAAACTTTGAATTTTTctgtttaaattattatacaaaattcttgaaaccaatagaatgtttaaatatatagaatgtaaaaaaaaaaaatatatatatatatataggggatacaatcttcccagctctgcagattttgctgcgaggaggcagagtcattagatcatttattttggtactgtccttatgcagctcgtttttggtcacaggtccaggaatggctgaagaattgcaacatttccCTAGAGCTAATGcagcagatagcaatactgggtgatttgaaaagtcataatcaatcaataatataataattatttagcaaacatttctttaatttacaatctgtagaaactatgagaatagaaaggttcagtacttttgtgaagcatcacagcacagtcgaAAAATACATGGCAAATAGAAATTAAGGGATAGaagggaggggttgaatggagctgaagggactaataacaacaagataacaaatgtaaaacatacggggtctgtaaaatgtatttaggttcagaacttttgtgaaacagcacagttacaaatatatggcaaatagaaatcaaactggatggacatcacaaagagaggaaggccaggactaaaaacaaaatataactattgtaaaatagattgtgtctgtaaaatgtgtatagtatgtataagtTGGAAGttgaagcctaagtgttattgattagtagtttactccaattgggggaggggtggtagggtttgcagggaataataaaggaaggtatattctaaaaaaacatatgtaggtacactaccgttcaaaagcttgaggtcacttagaaatgtccttgtttttgaaagaaaagcacatttttgtccaataacatcaaattgatcagaaatatagtgtagaccttgctaatgttgtaaatgactgttgtagctggaaacggttgaTTGTTAATGGAATGTCTACGTAtgggtacagaggcccattatcagcaaccatcactcctgtgttacaaaggcgcgttgtgttagctaatcccaagtttataattttaaaaggctaattgatcattagaaaaccattttgcaattatgttagcacagctgaaaactgttataaaactggccttctttagactagttgagtatcaggaacattagcatttgtgggttcgattacaggctcaaatgtctacactgtatttctgatcaattttatgttattttaaaaatggacaaaaaaagtgtttttctttcaaaaacaaggacatttctaagtgaccccaaacttctgaacggtagtgtatatataggggactggaaatgatgcagacaattacattgatggaagcaaaaATCGatccgcaatattaaagctgatccaccccctaaaaaaagtatcttcttattggtgtcctttaggagtggtttctttgcagcaattctaaCATGAAGGTCTGATTGacgcagtctcatctgaacagttgatgttgtgatgtgtctcttagttgaactctgtgaagcatttacttggccttcaatctgaggtgcagttaactctaattaacttatcctctgcagcagagcttactttgggtcttccttcctgtggtggtcctcatgagagccagttttatcatagcacTTGACGGTTTTaacaactgcacttgaagaaactgtcaaagttcttgaaagtttccggattgactgaccttgatGTCTTATAGTAACgatagactgtcatttctctttgcttatttgagctgttcttgccataatatggacttggtcttttacccaatagggctatcttctgtataccaaccctaccttgtcacaaacacaactgattggctcaaacgcattaaggaaagaaattccacaaattaacttttgacaaggcaaacctgttaattgaaatgcattccaggtgactacctcattaagctggttgagagaatgccaagagtgtgcaaagctgtcaaggcaaagggtggctactttgaagaatctaaaatatattttgaattgttaaaacacttttttggttactacatgattccataggtgttatttcatagttttgatgtcttcactattattctacaatgcagacaATAGTCaaataaatgagtaggtgtgtccaaagttgactggtactgtatatcaaaggTCAATTAAGAACTGATTCATTAACATAGGCCTACTAAACTTTCACAGTCCAACATAACCTGTGAAGGATGGTATTAGCGGAACAGCTCTCTGCCATGTCTGTTTCCATCCACGCAGCGATGTGCACAGAACTACCTGAACACTGCACGTTTCCTTGCTTGTCAATGCACTCGTGCCTACTACCGTTGGGGAAATCAAAGCAAGTGTGGGCTAGAAAGTGTTCTCGCTTAGTTGACTAAACTTTGTAGCCAAATACCTTTGTTATAATGACGCCTTAGTTAAAAGCACTAACTACAAAATAATATTGGTTATGTGCTTGCCTAACTTATACAATTTGTTAGTCCATGTATTTGGCAAACAGTTTGTTCAACTTTAATTTTTTCTACCCTTTTCCTCATACAGCAGTGGTATGCGAAGTGGAGAGATGCCCTCCAGCTCGAGGGAGGAAAATAGTACTACACTTACAGGAGCGGAGGGCTAGAGATTATTTCCAAAGATTGTCTAttagcctcttcctctctgttttctctcctcgACTGAGTCCTCTGACTGGTTCTGCTTCAACTTCAGACGGCTGAGTCAAAAACCACAAAGTGCCAACGAGATGCCTCTTTTTGTGTATTTTAGGGTAGTTTTTCATACCAGCATACTTTGACTTCAAATGACGTGCTTGGTACGCAGCAACATGTGTGCAGGTTGGCAGGTCTGCAGAGGCCCCAACTTATTTGAGCGTTATAAACACAGGTATGAACAGACCGTAAGATCATCCCCCTTGAATTCGCGTCTCAATTTTAACCTTGACGTTACACATACCTGCAAATATACATCCAGCAGACCACATGTCAATGGAGGTAGAATAAAGCTTAGCACCGAAGAGCACATCTGGGGGCCTATACCACAACGTCACaaccttcagagagagagagaagcttgaGTGTCACCAGTAAGTTAGGCCAGTAATTGTTTGCATGTATCCCAATGAATCATGTAATTGCATATAAACATGTAGTCAATATCCCACCTCTGCTGAGTAACATCTCACTGGGATTCCAAAGGCTCGAGCCAAGCCAAAGTCAGCCAGCTTCAATTCCCCATTCTAAATTAAGCAAATCATACCACATTGTAGGCTATTTAAAAGGGAAATACTTTTCTCACTAACTAAGCAACAACATTTCTGTTTCAGCtaagacagacatacagtatacagcacAATGTGTACTTTAGGACTTTCTAGAACTAGAATTTAAAAACAGTCAACATTCCACTGACTTACCCTGTTGATGAGAAGGTTCTGTGGCTTCAGGTCTCTATGGAGAACATTCCGACTGTGGCAGAAAGCAAGCCCCTTCAACAGCTGGTACATGAATGACTGCACATACAGAAAGTAGGGGAAGACTGAGTTAAGCACAGAGATACAGAAACACAAGccagtaatactacagtattctCACTATCAATGAGAGTCATTGGAGGTATTCTTCTGAGCTATAATTTTGCGATTGCAAAATCAACAATACCCTGCATATTATGCGAGGGCTAGCAAATTTGACCAATCACAGCATTAAAACAGTCAATTCATCACAATATCGCATAAAACTGACTGAAAAAGAGGGTTAGCAATTTCTACAAAAAGAGGGTTAGCAATTTCAACCAATCACTGCACATTTTACCGCATAATATGGTTCAATCAAGCCACACGTCAACAAACTTTTCCCCTTGTCAGCGCATTTGAAACAAAATAATTACATATTGCCACAAAATCCTGAAGGGACAGTTCTACTGATGGGACATCATTAGAGCCATATTCTGCTCCTTATTTGAATCTCAATTAGGGCTGTGACGATTACGGAATTTGGGGTAACAATTCATTGTcatcagggatgcaaactggtgagggcccaaaaaTGTGACACTTTTTTGCTGTTGCACTGAAACAATCAAAAAAtccctgctagggggaaatgcAGATTAATCaattaaacaacaaagaatatgatctacatgatcagtctctgtgtgtaaaataaaaagtggttaatgtgaaccgAACCCAACTAAAAACTGTAAggaaagcaatccaatgttatttgttgcctagactttactgcaaatgacactcaagtcttgaaaaaaacaaaaacaatacactaatattgcagttagccatgacagcctttataatagaatgattgtgaccacacacatctaaatattgcaTTTCGGGGAAAAAACATCTTAACCCTAGGATGCATATGCCGggtcatgttttttttgttgctgtatTGATCCCCAAAAATGCCATCTAATATTCCAGGAGTTCCTTAAATAATGTGTCTTAATGTTCTAACATCCTAGTtgtgtttttttaattttattatttaagtaaaaaatagtttTTTGCATCACTACCCCAAGTTTTCATGTGGGTCAAATATGACCTGTATGTATTTCCTATGGAAATCACTGCATTGCACTCGTCAAACTGACCTTTCTTTTTGCTACAACAATAAAATCTAAgtaattaataaaatatttatggTGTGATGAGAGAGCCATGCCACCACCACTCAGAGCAGCCAGGACCAGAAGAAGAAGAGGTGGCAACTCTGCTCAAGTGTAAAGGATAGAATAGTTAGCTGCTGGTGTTCTCAGTGCAACACATCCGTCTGCAAAGAGCAGTCACATGCTTGTGGtttgtaacaaatgcatggactAAGACAGCATAAGTAAGcatcacacacgcacactttGTTCCTTTTAGTGTTCATGTTTTCTGAATTCACAATTGTTAGTGTTGTCGTTTATATTGATGATGAACTTTGGATTTTCAAATAAATATTTTGAAatattataaaaacatgtttatgGTGGTTTtaaagtgccttgcaaaagtattcatcccccttggcgtttttcctattttgttgcattacaacctgtaatttaaaaattgatttttatttgaatttcatgtaatggacatacacaaatcagtaaaaattggtgaagtgaaattcaaaaaataacttgtttcaagaaataaaaatgtttaaaaaacatgGAAAAGTGgcgtgtgcatatgtattcaccccctttgctatgaagcccctaaataactccttccgtggcctccaactgctcttaaacgctagtaaaaccacccgcccgcccgactagcatcaccaccctggacggttccgacctagaatatgtggacaactataaatacctaggtgtctgactcatattaaacatctccgatccaaaatcaaatctagaatcggcttaccctagtaaaactgactatcctaccgatcctcgacttcggcgacgtcatctacaaaatagcttccaatactctactcagcaaactggacgcagtctatcatagtgccatccgttctgttactaaaacaccttataccacccaccactgcgacctgtatgctctagtcggctggccctcgctacatattcatcgccagacacactggctccaggttatctataagtctatgctaggtaaagcgccgccttatctcagttcacttgtcacgataacaacacccacccgtagcacatgttctagcaggtatatctcactgatcatccccaaagacaacacctcatttggccgcctttccttccagttctctgctgccagtgactggaacgaattgcaaaaatcgctgaagttggagacttatttccctcaccaactttaaacatcagctatctgagcagctaaccgatcactgcagctgtacatagtccatcatttcccacccaatctacctacctcatccccatactgtttttattttatttacttttctgctcttttgcacaccagtatctctacttgcacatcatcatatgctcatttatcactcgtgttaatctgctaaattgtaattattcgctcctatggcctatttattgcgtacctcctcatgccttttgcacacactgtatatagactttctttttctactgtgttattggcttgtttattgtttactccatgtgtaactctgtgttgttgtctgtgtcacactgctttgctttatcttggccagtaaatgagaacttgttctcaactagcttacctggttaaataaaggtgaacaaaaataaataataataaatgatctggtgcaaccaattaccttaagaagtcacataatataacccctttatttaaccagataggccagttgagaacaagttctaacttacaactgcaacctggccaagataatgcaaaacagtgcgacaaaaacaacacagagttacacacaaacaaacgtacagtcaataacacaaaagaaaaatctTTGTACAGTGTGTACCAATGTAGAAGTAGAAATAAAGTCCAtgatcacatgatctcagtatatatatacacacacacacacacacgttctgaaAAGCCCCAGAGTGTGCAACACCAGTAAGCAAGGGGCAACGCCAAGAAAACGCCACCACGAAGACCAAGGAgcactccaaacaggtcagggacaaagttgtggagaagtacagatcagagttgggttatattttaaaaaaatatcagaaactttgaacatcccacagagcaccattaaatccattatttaaaaaatggaaagaatatggcaccacaacaaacctgccaagagagtgccGCCCACcgaaactcacggaccaggcaaggagggcattaaccaGAGAGGCAACGAAGAGACCAAAaacaaccctgaaggagctgcaaagctccacagcggagatagGAGAATCTGTCCATttgaccactttaagccatacactccacagagttgggcttcACGGAAGAGCagtcagaaaaaagccattgctttccccatcggcagggactgggaaactggtcagaattgaaggaatgacggatggtgctaaatacagggaaattcttgagttcttgactgtttcagtcttccagagatttgagactgggacggaggttcaccttccagcaggacaatgacccaaagcatactgctaaagcaacacttgagtggtttaaggggaaacatttaaatgtcttggaatagccttttcaaagcccagacctcaatccaattgagaatctgtggtatgacctaaagattgctgtacaccagcagaacccatccaacttgaaggagctggagcagttttgccttgaagaatgggtaaAAATCCCAGTGActggatgtgccaagcttatagagaaaaccacaagagacttgcagctgtaattgctgcaaaaggtggctctacaaagtactgactttgggggggggttgggggggtgaAAAGTTATGTACGCTCAagctctgtttttttgtgttatttcttgtttgtttcacaataaaaaatattttgcatcttcaaagtggtaggcatgttgtgtaaatcaaatgatacaaaacaCCCAAATAAATCAAttataattccaggttgtaaggcaacaaaataggaaaaatgtcaagggggaggaatactttcgcaagccactgtattttgTTCTTCACACTAAAAGGTTGAATGTGAAACTTTGTAAGATGGATTGTAAGAAAAAGATGCTAATATTTTCAATAGCTGTTATGAATATTCATAATATATTATCATTGAAATGTGTATCAAACTGTTGAAGAGCGActaaaaacatttcaaacaaaatAATTATCGATAGGTACAAATCACTTAAAATAATTATGTTCCACAAAATGGATAATATTTTAGACCCATATAAATGAAACAGATATTACATTATGGGGTCATTTTGACCAGGCATATGCATTCTTGGGACGCCATGTTTACTCTGCATCCTAGGgttaaagtagaaatagaatgaaaatAACAGGCATTCTgtttgctctattatagtggccactatagtagaca includes:
- the LOC139560209 gene encoding cyclin-dependent kinase 5: MQKYEKLEKIGEGTYGTVFKAKNRETHEIVALKRVRLDDDDEGVPSSALREICLLKELKHKNIVRLHDVLHSDKKLTLVFEFCDQDLKKYFDSCNGDLDPETVKSFMYQLLKGLAFCHSRNVLHRDLKPQNLLINRNGELKLADFGLARAFGIPVRCYSAEVVTLWYRPPDVLFGAKLYSTSIDMWSAGCIFAELANAGRPLFPGNDVDDQLKRIFRLLGTPTEEQWQTMTKLPDYKPYPMYPATTSLVNVVPKLSSTGRDLLQNLLKCNPVQRISAEEALQHPYFADFCPP